TGATGAAACAAAATTATTACATTTAGATGCTTTAGTTAAGATTAGTAGATTATTAAAATCAGATGTAGAAACTGATTTACTTTGTAATACTAAATCAAAAGAAGGATTTATAGAATTAATAAAAAAAATGGAAGAAAAATGACAAAATATTTTGTCATTTTTTTGACATAAGGAGCTTTATGTTTTTACATTATGATATGGATTGCTTTTTTGCTTCAATTGAAATGAGAGATAGACCTGAATTAAAATCTAAAGCTTTGGTTGTAGGAGATCATGTAGTTGCAACTTGTAACTATATTGCAAGAAAATATGGAATACATTCTGCAATGACGGTGAGTATGGCAAAAAAAATATTTCCTAAGATTTTAGTTATAACTCCTAGGAAAGAATATTATCTTTCTATTTCAAAAAAAATACAGGAAGTAATATGCAAAAAATTTAAAAAAGTAAAATTTTTATCCTGTGATGAAGGATATATACAGATTGATATTGATAAAAAAAATATATATGAATTTAGTTTAAAATTTCAAAAATTAATAGAGGATAAATTTAATTTGCCTGTTTCTATTGGCGTTGGATACAATAGACTTGCTGCTAAAATTGCAAGTGAAGTTAATAAGCCAAATGGAATATATGCTATAACAAGCAAGGAAGAGTTTATTGATTATGTATATGATAAAAATGTTAAAATATTTCCAGGTATAGGAGAAAAGGCAAGAGAAGTATTATATAATTTGAACGTAAGCTATACAAAAGAACTTTATGCAATTTCAAAAGAAGATTTAAGAAAAGCCTTAGGCAAGGCAAGAGCAGATATGATTTATATGATGATAAGAGGAAATTCAGATGAGTATTTTGATATAGAAAAAATTGAAAAATCTATAAGTAAAGAAAGAACTTTTTATCCAGCTTTAAAAAATTTTAATGAAATTTATAGAGAACTAGAAAGCCTAGTTGTGGAAATTAGGAGTGAAATTTTATCAAAGAATATTTATCCTTTAACATTAGTTATAAAGATAAGAAATGAAGAATTTGAAACTATTACAAAAAGTAAAACATTTTTTTCGCCAATTAATGAAAATAGTGATATACTATTACTAGCTAAAGAGTTATTAATTAATATATATAAAGGTGAAAATATTAGGCTTTTAGGTTTATCAATTAGTAATTTTACAAAGTGTAATTATGAGTATCTTAAATTATTTGGAGATTGATATGGATTATTATAAAAGATTGATAATAAAGATAATGGAAAGAAGTCTTGTTGGAAATGATGATCATATTTTAAAAAAATTAAAGCAAGGTCGTGATTTGAATCAAGAAGAAATGAGATATTTAGAAGAATTATTAGATAATATATTATAGGGGAGGAACAATGAATATAGAAAAATTATATCCACAAAGAGTATTTCACTATTTTTTAGAAATTTCAAAGATACCAAGAGGTTCTGGAAATGAAAAGCAAGTTAGTGATTATTTAGTATCATTTGCAAAAAAGCACAATTTATTTGTTTATCAAGATGAAAATAATAATATCTTAATTAGAAAAGAAGCAACAAAGGGTTATGAAAAATACAAATCTATCTGTATTCAAGGGCATATGGACATGGTTTGTGAAAAAAACAAAGAAGTAGAATTTGATTTTGAAAAACAAGGGATAAATGTTTTAATTAAAGATGGCTTTTTAACAGCAGATGGAACTACTTTGGGTGCAGATAATGGTATATCTATGGGAATGACTTTAGCAATATTAGAATCAGATACTATTCCTCATCCAAAATTAGAAGTATTAATTACTACAGATGAAGAAGTTAGCATGAAGGGTGCAACAAAATTTGATATATCAAAATTAGAATCAGATATTTTGGTTAATATAGATAGTGAAGAATATGGTTCTATTTATGTAAGTAGTGCAGGTTGTTCAAGAGTTAGAACATTTTTAGAATTTGATGCTGAAGAAATTGTTTTAAAAGATAATATATACAACTTAGAAATTAAAGGTTTACAAGGTGGACATAGTGGAGCAGACATACATGAAAATCATGCAAATGCTATAAAAATATTGAATGAAATTTTAAGAAGAGTTTCAATAATGTGTGATGTAAATTATGTTAGTATAAATTGTGGAAGTAAAAATAATACTATACCTAGAGAAGGGCAAGTAACTTTTGTTGCAGATGAAAATATTGATAAATTAAAGGAATATATAGATTTAGCAGTAGATTCATTGAATTATGAATACAAGGCAAGTGAAAGTGGTATGCAAGCTATACTTACTAAAGAAAATTATATGGCACAAAAACAATTTAGTAAAAAATCAACAGTTAAATTATTAAGATATTTGGAAGGATATTTAACAGGAGTTATTAGATTTTCAAAAGATATAGAAGGTTTGGTACAAACATCACTTAATTTGGGTATAATAACAACAATAGATGACGATAAAAAGAAATTTGTAACAGTTAATGCCTTAGTTAGAAGTGGAATTCTTTATGAACAAGAAGAATTATGTAAATATCTTGTAAATTATGGTGAAAAATATGATAGCAAGACTGTTATAGATGATAGTTGTAATCCTTGGGAATATAGAAAAGACTCAAAGATAAGAGACTATTTTGCAAGAATTTTTGAAGAACAAACAGGTAAAAAACCTAAGATAGCAGCTATACATGCTGGTCTTGAATGTGGAATTTTCTTTGAAAAAAATCCTAATTTAGATGTAATTTCTATAGGACCAGATATTAAAAATCCTCATACACCTGATGAAAGAATGAGTATAGAAGCTGTAGGGCAAACTTATGAATATTTATTAAAAGCATTGAAGGATTATAACATTGATTAAAATAGATGGTATTGTAGTAGTTGAAGGTAAAGATGATAAAACAGCCCTAAGTAGAGTAATTGAACCAGAAAAAATATATATATTAAATGGAATGAGTGGAGCAAATCAAAAAAAAATTGACGATTTAAAAAGATTGGCAAAAAATAATAAAATATATATTTTAACAGATCCAGATTATGCTGGTAAAAAAATAAGGGAAAAGATAAATAAGAATATTCCAAATGCTATAAATATATATGCAAATAAATTTTTAGCAACAAAAAAGGATAATGTTGGAGTTGAAAATTTAAATGCAGATGATATTTTTGATTTATTTAAAAATATACATGAAGTTGAAAAGAATAAGAAAGATAAATTTACAATAACAGAATTAATGGATGCAGGACTATTAGTAGGTAATAATAGTAGAATTAAAAGAGAATTACTGGGAGATATTTTGGCTATAGGTTATTGTA
Above is a genomic segment from Sneathia sanguinegens containing:
- a CDS encoding aminoacyl-histidine dipeptidase, whose product is MNIEKLYPQRVFHYFLEISKIPRGSGNEKQVSDYLVSFAKKHNLFVYQDENNNILIRKEATKGYEKYKSICIQGHMDMVCEKNKEVEFDFEKQGINVLIKDGFLTADGTTLGADNGISMGMTLAILESDTIPHPKLEVLITTDEEVSMKGATKFDISKLESDILVNIDSEEYGSIYVSSAGCSRVRTFLEFDAEEIVLKDNIYNLEIKGLQGGHSGADIHENHANAIKILNEILRRVSIMCDVNYVSINCGSKNNTIPREGQVTFVADENIDKLKEYIDLAVDSLNYEYKASESGMQAILTKENYMAQKQFSKKSTVKLLRYLEGYLTGVIRFSKDIEGLVQTSLNLGIITTIDDDKKKFVTVNALVRSGILYEQEELCKYLVNYGEKYDSKTVIDDSCNPWEYRKDSKIRDYFARIFEEQTGKKPKIAAIHAGLECGIFFEKNPNLDVISIGPDIKNPHTPDERMSIEAVGQTYEYLLKALKDYNID
- a CDS encoding Y-family DNA polymerase, with protein sequence MFLHYDMDCFFASIEMRDRPELKSKALVVGDHVVATCNYIARKYGIHSAMTVSMAKKIFPKILVITPRKEYYLSISKKIQEVICKKFKKVKFLSCDEGYIQIDIDKKNIYEFSLKFQKLIEDKFNLPVSIGVGYNRLAAKIASEVNKPNGIYAITSKEEFIDYVYDKNVKIFPGIGEKAREVLYNLNVSYTKELYAISKEDLRKALGKARADMIYMMIRGNSDEYFDIEKIEKSISKERTFYPALKNFNEIYRELESLVVEIRSEILSKNIYPLTLVIKIRNEEFETITKSKTFFSPINENSDILLLAKELLINIYKGENIRLLGLSISNFTKCNYEYLKLFGD